A single Camelina sativa cultivar DH55 unplaced genomic scaffold, Cs unpScaffold02250, whole genome shotgun sequence DNA region contains:
- the LOC109131685 gene encoding uncharacterized protein LOC109131685 has protein sequence MDNKLNQILVEFGLDKCSKEPSVYRKNSGQDLLIVGVYVDDLFITGTSLELIKRFKEEMSSIFEMSDLGRLSYYLGIKIEQHQGGITLNQRSYALKILEEAGLQNCNSVHTPMETELTLSRAENEREIDETVYRKRVGCLRYLLHTRPDLSFCVGILSRFMSSPRESHGVALKQCLHYLKGTVGLGLSYGRSRVPKLIGYSDSSHNADPIDSRSTYGHIFYFGDSPISWCSRKQDVVAMSSCEAEFMAGTEATKQAIWLQDLLAEITGSLLERVIIRIDNE, from the coding sequence ACTCAGGCCAAGATCTTTTAATCGTGGGAGTGTATGTTGACGACTTGTTTATTACGGGAACAAGTCTAGAGCTTATTAAAAGGTTTAAGGAGGAGATGTCTAGCATTTTTGAAATGAGCGATCTAGGCAGATTATCATACTATCTCGGGATCAAGATTGAGCAACATCAAGGAGGTATAACACTTAATCAAAGAAGCTATGCGTTAAAGATATTGGAGGAAGCAGGACTACAGAACTGCAACTCTGTTCATACACCGATGGAAACAGAGTTAACACTATCAAGAGCAGAGAACGAAAGGGAGATCGATGAAACAGTCTATCGAAAGCGAGTTGGATGTCTCAGATATCTACTTCATACTAGACCCGACCTCTCCTTTTGTGTTGGTATTTTGAGCAGATTTATGTCCAGTCCGCGAGAGTCTCATGGTGTGGCTTTAAAACAGTGTTTACATTACTTGAAAGGGACAGTTGGCTTGGGTCTATCTTATGGAAGATCGAGGGTGCCTAAGCTAATTGGTTACAGTGACAGTAGCCATAATGCTGATCCTATTGATAGTAGAAGCACATATGGTCACATCTTTTACTTCGGTGATAGTCCAATCTCGTGGTGTTCAAGGAAGCAAGATGTTGTTGCTATGTCATCGTGCGAAGCAGAATTTATGGCTGGTACAGAAGCTACTAAGCAAGCAATCTGGTTACAAGATTTGTTGGCTGAGATTACTGGGAGTTTGCTTGAAAGGGTTATCATTCGTATTGACAACGAATAA